The following coding sequences lie in one Benincasa hispida cultivar B227 chromosome 6, ASM972705v1, whole genome shotgun sequence genomic window:
- the LOC120079498 gene encoding RING-H2 finger protein ATL56-like, which translates to MPFQDSAAVSGDPLPHPPPPPKPETQLLSLLLKIAIMILLTTLFFVFLGLATALLLIHLCVASALHRHRRFHRRRAQFSDSSTGFSHRDLKKLLQFRFSNWVNPHSQIDCSICLDGFRKGQWCRKLGGCGHVYHRKCIDSWLVRVSACPLCRRCVRLDKEELEIDCVSSPNYELLYAL; encoded by the coding sequence ATGCCCTTTCAAGATTCCGCCGCCGTGAGCGGCGACCCACTTCCCCACCCACCGCCACCGCCGAAGCCAGAGACTCAACTCCTCTCTCTGCTCCTCAAAATCGCCATCATGATCCTCTTAACAACTCTCTTCTTTGTCTTCCTCGGCCTCGCCACCGCCCTTCTCCTAATCCATCTCTGCGTCGCCAGCGCCCTCCACCGTCATCGCCGCTTCCACCGCCGCCGTGCCCAATTCTCCGATTCCTCAACTGGGTTCTCCCATCGTGACCTCAAAAAGCTCCTCCAGTTCCGATTCTCCAATTGGGTCAATCCCCATTCTCAAATTGACTGCTCTATTTGCCTTGATGGGTTTAGAAAAGGTCAGTGGTGTAGGAAACTTGGTGGGTGTGGCCATGTTTATCATCGGAAGTGTATTGATTCGTGGTTAGTTAGGGTTTCTGCTTGCCCCCTTTGCCGACGTTGTGTTCGATTGGATAAGGAAGAACTGGAAATTGATTGTGTAAGTTCTCCGaactatgaacttttgtatGCTCTGTAA